The DNA sequence GATGTAAAAGTTCCACAAGagcccctttatttatttttttggaggggggagagaggtaattaggttcatttatttatttacttattttcagaggagctactggggattgaactgagggCCTCGAGCATCCTAGGCATGCACTCTTCCATTTGAGACATACCCTTCCGCTGGAAAGCCCCTTTAGATAAGTGTCAATGCAGGGATGCTGTCCTGCTGCCAGTTCTGCCTctgtggaaaagacaaggaagtcCACAGATGGGATTCACTGTGTCATCCACAAAGTGAGACTCATATTGCCAACGCTCCTTCTCTACTGAGCACACTGGACTATCAACTGTGAAGCACAAAGTGCACTATGAATGTATCATACTTTCCTGTAATGTACTTTCTTCAAGCCTCCAGCGCAGCTCCTGTGGTTGGGTGGTTAGCCTTCTCCTTGCCCTCTCCCACATCCAGCTTCTAGAGCTTCAGGCCACGTTCCCCTATTCTCTCCGAATCTCTGTGTGACACTTGAAGCTTTTTAACAAGTAGAAAGGCCACCCGGGAAGTTGAAGTATAGCAGGAATTAGTCAGCTGCTTTGGAGTAAAAATGCTACCAGCTCTAAGTAAACATCCCACCGTTGCTCTGATGGGGCCCTACCTCCCAATAAAAGTAATTTGAAATTTACTTCTCCCAAGACACAGCTGTAGAAGAAAATCACGACTCCTCTTTAGCACACGTGGACCCGTCACATTCACACAGGTAGATACTGATGCTGAAACGGCCTCGGATGCTGCCAATTCATTCTTCTATGGTGTAAATCCAATGAAAAGACAGGggacaataaaattaaataaaggcTGCCCGCTTGTGCACCGAGATAGGTAAGAGTGTTACCAAACTCAGGCTCGGCAGCTTGTTGCTCAAGAATCCAATACTGAGAGACAAGTGTTGGGTACGAGAAAAGATAGCTTTATTGAGGAAGCCGGCAATCCTGGGGTAAAGGTGAACTCATCCCAAAGAACCAACTCCCAACTCTCCAGGTTTTGCTCAGAGATtacacagagaaaagaggaaggggcTACGTGCCGGGGAGGGGCAATCTTCTATTTTCAGAGATGACTGTCTCCATTATGTGGTTCCAAGTAGACGTCAGTTCTTGCTTGCAGTTGGAACATTATCTGAGTCATAAATCTTTGGCCAGCTAGTCCTGATATAAGGACTAAAGCCCAAAGAAATAAGGAACAAAGCCTATAGAAAAAGGAATCTTCAATCTCGATATGCATCAACAGCCTTCTCCATCAGCAGCAAGCCAAGTGAATGGCAGACGTCAGGCATAGTAATAATTAAGAAATAGATTTGGAACAATGCTGAGTTACTGAGAGTCCCTAGTTACCGTCTCACTTCCTCAGTTACAACCCCCACTGTTAGATTTTCCTTTCATGTCTAAGGGGCAAAAATACGTCTTCAGTAACTTCTTCAAGCTGAGCACGGGCGAAATATTACTTGCTTTCTTTACGTGCCAGTTGAGATTCCAAAAGAGGTACCTCATTACTAACCTTTTTAGTAATTGTTTTGCAAAGAGTTATCATGCCAAGTATGAACCCCTTGACTAGAAGGAAAAAACCCACAATAATTAGTAAAAGAGTTAGTCCCAATTTCAGGATTCCTTCAAGCTTTGACTTAATCCCAGAGGGAATCCAAGAAAACAGGGTAGTAAACCAATCCCATCCACCTTGAAATCTAAGGTCTGTTGGAGCCAGGTGACCTATTGTGTCAGCGTCATCTTGATTGTTTTAAGCACAGTTAACCTTAAGCTCTAGGGtcagttttttttcccattctcttGAGGCCTGTTCTTGGAATTGTGCAAGCCATAGATTCAGTACTGCTCAAGATGGAGCAGCTTCAGTATTTACAAGAACCAAAAtgtggaagccacctaaatgtccatggacagatgattggataaagaagttgtggcatatatatacaatggaatactactcagtcataaaaaaaagaatgaaataatgccatttgcagcaacatggatggacctagagattgtcattctaagtgaagtaagccagaaagagaaagaagaataccatataatgtcacttatatgtggaatctttaaaaaatgacacaaatgaacttatttacaaaacagaaaccaactcacagacatagaaaacaaactgttgactaaaaattggcacttgccatctgcctctacaaggactgaatcacgttggcacttgccatcAAGCCCTGCTTGGATTAATCACGAGCCGCTACagctgctgacctccaacacaccctgaaaaGAGTTCAAGATGGAAATCAGGAATGAGGcattctgtgctctgggaaaactggtgaAACAGGCTTTTAGATAGATactttcaggagaagattttatgagctcaattcttgcatcttctcatatctagaaaagcactaaaatcattaacgaTAACATCTGCTCCTGGTGTctagcagcaagcctctgcctaaacgtgtgTCTGATTGCACgtacccccttcactgaaatcatataTAAATCTGGGTtctccccctgcctctttggaacagtttctcagagctgtctgggatgctgtctcccaggctatagtcctcactTTGCCCCCAAATTAAACTTAATCCACGACTCTCacactgtgattttatttcagtcgacaaaacttatggttaccaaaggaaaagggggagaggagggataaattaagagtctgagatttgcggatactaattatcatatataaaatagacaaacaaggtcTACTGtatacacagggaactatattcaatatcttgtaataacatataatgaaaaagaatatatatataaatgtataactaaatcactatgttatacaccagaaactaacacaacactgtaaatcaacaatacttcaattcaaaaaaacacCTGGAGCAGCATATGTCATGGCTACAGTCTGGTCCTCATGCAGCTTTTCCCCTCTGGCGGCAGTTACAGCATTGGCagcacaactcaggaatgtgcatCAAACACTGTTATCTATGTCTTCCAGGGAGGAATTGAAGATTCTGTGACTCTATTGTCCTAATCATTAGCTGCTTGAGCCTGCTATTTTGTGACTCAGGGGAGGGCTGGAAAACTACAGCTTTTCTACAAAAAGGAGACAAGGGACATGGAGGGGGTTTGGTACCTGGGAGGGCCCCTCAGGATCTTGGCAGGGTTTAAGAGGACTCCGGCTCAGGAACTCCGCCTCCAGTGGCGGGGCCtggggcctcaggagaaaccaccaaataaataaatgcttttagGATAACACAGATTAATGCTGGTGTcgttgggggtggggcagagaaaGGATGCGAGAGGCCAAACTACAGACCCTGGGAGGCTGATAAAATGCAAGAGAAACCCAGTGGCAAGGCTGAAACGGCCTCCCGTACCAGACTGCCATGTTTCCAGAACTTTCTCCCGGGGCAGGCCTGGCACCCTGATTGCAGACCCCCAGGGGTTCTCCAGGGAGGCGCAGAGCCTGGCTGCACATGCACATTTCCCAACCCGCCTCCCCTCGCCCCGCACCCCACCTCTGGCGCCGGCTCCCGCTTCCTTCCAGCCGCTGCTTGCAGTTCAGGTGCGCCTGGAATTTACACCCTCTCACTCCCCGGGAGCTTGGGACTCCCCTCCAGACCCTAAACTTCTATCTGGATTACCCGCGTCCACGGCGGAGCACAGGCTCAACACAACTTTTCTTGGAAAACCAAAGATGAAAgcaaattttgagaaataaaacttttcaaTAAAATATCAAACGCCTTGAGAGACCCATACGTGGGGTTTAGGTTTTCCTGATTAAAGCAATACTTTCCATCATTCCTCCAATCTGGAATTACTATCCCGATAAAACAAttggtttgctttatttttttctttaaaagaataaatcgGATAAGTTTAACCCCAACTAATGATAGAGACATTAGGGCTAATTAACCACAGTTTTACAAGACCCAGCCTTTTCTCTCTTTGGCGGCTTCACCACCTCTCACCTCCACCCCAGTGTTTAAGCATTGTAATGCGCACGGGTCTCCGCCTCCCCGCCCACCAGAGGGCTGTCCCCGCCGccaccaccctccacccccgGGTCTGTGGCTGAAGAAGGAGAATCTCCCTAAAGGCTAAAGTCAACGCGTTTATTAGGACCGACCTGTGTGAGGAACTCCCCAGTTTCCTGAGACATCCTGGCTCCTGCTTCTCCTAAGACCTTCTGGGGAAGACATAATTCTCATCtgggatatttttctttttaaattcccaCTTTCACTTCAGgaaattaatgttttcttttgggTGTTTTGGCAATGACTGAATTAAAGCTAGgctaatattttttccttctaaattgtCAGGAGCTATGGACCGAAGGAAGATGGAGCACTTCTCTTCCAGGTATGAACCGATCTTAAGTGTGAATTTTGGATTACTAGAGCTTGCTAGCTTAGGAAATAATGTTCTACACCTCTCTGTTGTTTTATTTCACCTTGTTCAAATTTTAAAGAGCTCCCAACAGTGCTGCTGCTCTTCCTGAAAGACCTGAAACTTCACACTTAAAAGTTACATCCACCTTTGCCATTGGCTTTTAAAACTTTCCATCAGGTAACTGGCTCTGTCTATGAAATGATTACTGTTTCCTACACTTCTGTGTGAAAATGTTAGTATtacaatgaaatttaaaaatctgcttcTGAGGAAGCTAAAGATATAGACAGGTTTTCAATATTTGggagccattaaaaataatgggaaaattttttaaactttgaaaatcCTTTAAATGACTGATTTAAATGAAATAGTTTGTAAAATGTGATTCATGAATTACATAGCATGTCATCCAGCCATTTAAAAATTCCTATATGGAAAGTATgtgcagaagaaaaatatatctatgtGACATAGAAGATAAAAGATTTGTACCTACTTAAAATTATGTGCAGATGAGGACAGAGCCTGAGAAGTAATAATATGTGTTAAGAGTTGGAGATTGGGTGGATTTTAGTCTCACCATTTTTCTTTATGTTGTTACATGAATTAatcatccatttaaaaagaaagagaaaagaaaaatggtgtTCTGTGACTTCTCCCTTGTGGTCTATGGTCTTGTCCTTGTGTTGAGGAGACCcaggtgttgttttgttttgctaatgGAGGCCTGATTTCCTCTTCCTAGTGTGATTTTGATCATGACCTTTTCCAAAGCGTTTGAACTGGGATTAGTTGCTGgtaagggattttttttgttcttttgatcACTAGCAATTTTCACGTGGCCCAAAATACAGATTCCATACATTGACTTTGCCATTCAGGGCTGAGCCACCGTGAACTTGCCCCTCCGTCCCAGGGAGCCCTGGCCTTCGGAGATGACAGACTTCAGTCCCAGAAGGAGCCTGCAATTCGTCATCGGCTTTCGCAGTTCATACCATCCATGGGAATCCAGAAGAGTAAGACCCATCTGCCTTAAATCTGCAATGTGGTATCACTGTCCTGGTTTTTTGGCGTTTCCCTAGTATCTTTTTGACACTTTTGCCTATGAGAGTGGGCATCTGATTCTGGAGCTGGGCAGatggctggatttttttttcttttttttttgggcgggggttggtgggtggggaggaggtagACTGGTTTTGACTATGGAAGTGAGACAAACATTGCGTCCTTCAACCCCCAGAGATGCAGTTTCCCTCTCCCATCCCACTTCACGCCCACCACTGGACTGTGcatgaaaaaaaagatgtctCTGCTCAAAAGCACAGGTAGCAAAAGGAACACTTAAAAAGCAGTGTCTTATTCTGTGACGTTTACAATGTTTAGACTTCCGGAAACACTTTGGGGAGATTAAGTCCTTACCGCCCTATTAACCTTTGCTTCCTGGAACTCAGCTTTGAAACCCGTCCACCTTCTCAGCCGCCTCTTAACGTTTCAGGTAAGGAGCTAAACAGAACTTGCTGTCTAAACGGGGGCACCTGCATGCTGGGGTCCTTTtgtgcctgccctccctccttctACGGACGGAACTGTGAGCATGATGCCCGCAAAGAGTAAGCCatcgggaggggctgggggcggaGAGGGGAGCGAAAGAGAGGCGGGGATTTAAAATACGTGTGTCCCTTCATCGTCAGGAACTGCGGGTCTGTGCCCCATGACACCTGGCTGCCCAGGAAGTGTTCCATGTGTAAATGCTGGCAGGGCCAGCTCCGCTGCCTTGCTCAGACGTTTCTACCTGGTTGCGGTAAGCCGAGGTTTTCCTTTTTCGCCCTTTAGGTTCGTTAACAAGGTCTCTTACCTCTTGGCTTGCTAGAGACTGGCAACCCAAAATCCGCTTGTAAAGGCATCCAGGACTCCAGATGGGATAGTCACCTTGGCATCCTTGCTATTTAAGCCGTTTTGACGGTTTATAGTTTGTTAAACTCTatagaggaaaacaaacaagaaaggaCTTCGCCTCTTAACACCGAGAGAGACGCTCTCTGGTGTTCCTTTCTTGAGGCGGGGAGACCCAGACAAGCCCAGGGGACAGTTAGTGACCACCCCACAGCAGGGTTGGGGGCGCCCAGCTCCAATTTATCACCCTTAAATTCCAAGGAGGCTTGACCCTACTTCTCCTTCCTTAGGAACTTCTTCCCTGATCCTAAAAGGCTTCTGTATGGCGCCCCCTGGTGGTTGGTCTCAGAACCCTTTCACCTTAGCTGATTTTCACTATGGGAAAGTGTGACAGGAAGGGCAGGGACATCGAAGAGAACCAGATggggggagagtacagctcaagTGAGAGCACATGTTtaacatgcacagggtcctgggttcaatccccagtacctcctctaaacataagtAAACCCCATTATCACCCCCCCAATAAACCTAAATACAAAGAGAACTGCAGAAGAGGGTTTGCTTCCCCAACCTGAGCTAGATTCTAGGGTCACACTAGTTCAGAAGCCTCTCCTCGTCCTGACCCTGTAGATGTTAGAAACTGAATATATGTTCaacaaattgaaaatgaaagtaaatgttTCACTGAGTACAAGGTGGGACCCCTGGTCCAGTCAGGGACTGGCTTTTCCGTTTGCATTGGGTATCAGGCCCAGGACAGGCGATTGGTAAGTGTGGGTGGAATGACTGGATAAGTGGGGACTCTGTTTTCTCCCTGGAACTTGGGACCCAAGATGTGTTCCTCACTATCATCAGAACCTAACCAAGTTCTGACTCAACGCCTGCAATTGCAGGTGTCACTGGCTGGGGTAGGCTACCAGATGTGAAAGCATGTATCCAGGAAAGAACAAGTTAACAGTAGGCCCCTGGCAACTTTTATTGAACTATTTTTTCAGGGGAGTCTGATTCCATGTAATTGGTACTGTTGATCCCATAAGCACACTGCACTCAGCAAATGTTGGGCCCTAACTGATTCTTGGCTTGTGTAGATGTGCCACTTGTGTAGGCAGCAGGATCAAGTGCCAGAGGGATTTCCTTTAATAACCAAATGTCCCTGCCTTCCAGATGGCCATGTGATGGATGATCAGCTCACAGCTTCCGGGACTCGAAAATTCGCACTGTCTGCATGCACTCTTATGCTCCCTGGCATCTGCCTTGCTATACAAAGTTATTATTAATCCACATCTGCATGCAACATGTGTCATGCAAATTTCATGACCAGTAAAGGCTGTCTTTCCAATATCCTAACAGACAGTCATTTGTTAGTCGCCTTGAAatagtgaacagatttccatATGGTCTCTAACATTTCCTTAAAACTATACGCTACTTTCCTCTGTCCTACCCTCTCcaaaaaactgctttaaaaaaagtcaTCTCTTGTGCCCAAGTCTTATGTTTCTTGATACATCTAACTCTACCAAGgacttattattattttcctttaaattattgAATTCTATCTTCAGATTGTTAAGGGTTACTCCTAATATGGAATTGAGCACAAAGCTTTGAGTAGAGTTCatcaaaatcaattaaaatagtattttgaaaAGGAAGCATCTGTAAGGGGAGcaaaggagaagggagggagcagATATTAAAGGTGAGAGATAGGATGCTGGAGTAATGCAAGTGTACGGGTGTCCCTAGGAGACTAGCAAAGTGGGAGCAAATAAGagaaatttgagggaaaaaaaggggaTTACTTGATCGATGATGACTGCAGGTGCACAGAGAAGCAAGTTAAAAATCTAAGTTGAAGGACAAGTTTCTATCATCTATAGGAAGCTGTATAAGACAAGGACAGCTCTGTCTTCAAGGAATTGTAAAGAGAGTGAaatttccttgaaaaaaaaattctatctgaATTACCCCCATGAGAGTGCTTAATAAATTATCTTTTCTCCATACTATGCAATTATTTTAATGGTTGTAAAAGAAAATGTTCACAGTAATACTTAGTTGTAAACctatatacattaaataaatgttaaatgtatAAAGCTATACATTGTAAAGGCCGTTTTAAAACCACATTGTGTATATGGTATGCCCAGTAAAAGTGGGGAGTATGCTGACCGGTATGTGAACTGTGGTTATTTCTAGGTGGTGGGATTTTTTGCCCCCATGCACTTTTCTGGTTTCTATGGTAAGGGTGTATGACATCTGTTTGCACATGGTACATGATGACTACAATGGGCTTAAAACTGATGGATCTGGAAGAGCCGAGAGCTCAAGCCAgttttttttcctggctttggTGTGTGTGCTTTGCTGGAGGGACAAGATTTGCTTCCATTATTTAAATCCTACTAGATGCACAATTcaggtttttccaaattaatgCCCTGTAGATGCAAAATTCCAAatgagtggattttttttttcaatgtccaATGGACAGAAGGTGAAATAGGATAAGTAGGGAAACAGTGAGAGACACCCCAGAAAGCTCAGAGCCTGAGGGTGGGCCACTCAGGCTGGAGGGCTGTTCTGGCCACTTACTGGCAGTGGGGCCCAGTTTCCCATCTGAACCTGGGCTAGTCTCTACACTACCGTGTTGTTAGAATTAAGTGAACGAAACGGAACACTAGCACAAAGAGTTTCTCAACAAATGTCACGTTTCTTCTCTTTCTACCTTCCTATTTACCACAAAgtgctttaaaacattttttggccCGGAAATGGAAAAAcgttttaaaacaaaacagtattGAAAGAAGACTTCTCTTTCACTTGCATGCAGCTGCTGTGATCTCTAAGCACGCCAGGCTGGAACCACGTTTTCCAAACTTGGGCACTCACATTCCGCCTTGATTCGGGCCACGTCATctatgcttaatttttttctttacatcaaCTCATTTTTGtattgtggtaaaacacacataacataaaagttaaccatttcaaccatttttaagtataaagtTCAGTGGCATTCAGTACACTCACATTATTGGACAACTATCACCACCATAtacttccagaactttttcatcttttcaaactGAAATTCATCAAACAATAATTCACCATtcctcctccctgcagcccctggcaaccactagtccACTTTCTGTGCCCATGAATTTATTCCAGACACCTTACATAAGTAGAATCATGTATATCattttgtgcctggcttatttcacttagcatactgtcttcaaggttcatccatgctggaCCACAGGTCAGATAttcattccttttaaaggctgaatatactctattatatgaatatgccacattttgttatCCGTCCATCAATGGCATTTGGGTTatctccaccttttggctattgtgaataatgtgctatgaacatttgtatagAAATATCCCTTCTagcccctgctttcaattctgtgATATGTGTACTCAcaaatggaattgctagatcagaCTGTAAttctatgttttaattttctgaagaaccaccatactgtttctCACTACAGcttcaccattttacattcccatcagcagtgcacCAGGGTGccaatttccccacatcctcgTCAACACCCATTGCTTTCTGGGCTTTGCTTTTTTCTCACAATAGCTATCCTAGAGGGTGTTGTGTAGTATTTcatgtggttctttttttttttttaactatttttttaattgaagtgtagttgatttataatgttagtttcatgtgcaGAGCAGAACAATTCAGTttcatgtggttttgatttgcatttccctaatgattggtgatgttgaacatttacccacttattttttttaaaaatgctttttactCATAAGAACAATAGCATTTGTGAAGTCCTGGATAATTTATACCAGtcttgaaatttaaagaaaataattatgagTAATAGCTTTCACCTGTATGCCATCTAAGATCATGAACCAGAGGCACATTTTGGAAAATGGTATCCAAGGGGATGTAAaagattctatattctaccctCAAAAGCCTTACAGGCTTTTCAAAGCAATGTGTCCACATGGGAACCACACCTGGGTCCACACACCTGGGTCCACACTGGCTGGAAAGCCTTTTACCCTTTGACCTTGTCACTCTGTGTGGGTGGACTTGCCCTGGTTCACTCAGAACAGTGTTGCTGACCCGGAGACCTAACATCAGAGAAGAGTTTACTGCACAGGGACTCAACCTTAACCTTGGACTATGACCACCTTTAATATGCCACCTTtagaaagaatttttaatgacATGAAATGTGTAAAACCCAATGTCAGGTAAGAAAGGCAGTGTGGCTTCAACTAGAATTCTTTAAAAGTAGGAAACATGAAAATATTGAAGTGGTCATTTCCAAGTGGAGGGATTATGGgtaactttttatcttttttttctcagcTAAGTACAATTACattcaattaattttataattggGAAGTTAAGATTTTGTAAAGAGTAAAGGCAAGGTTTATTTGTGATGTTTGTGCTTGTGAGGTCACAGGTGATCCCAGTGGGGTCCATGGAAGGGctcatgggagagggaggcacttAGCCTGGGGCCAACTatgaaattacaagaaaaaaaaatcaacttcaaGATAAGTGGCTAAATGTACAAGAGCTGTCACTGTTTCAGTGAAATTCATGATAGTTATGCTATAATGACatcaataaataaaaggaaactagAGGAAACTGTggcctcataaaaaaaaaattgctctggGATGAGCCTTAAGTCAGGTTCCCAGGAAGCTGACTTGGGGGGAGCTGAGCTGTCTGTGCACAGGAGGGGCTTCCCCGCTCCTGGGAGCAACACTCACAGGGTAAGAGAAGTTACCTGCCGTGTCGCAGCAGCAGCCGTGCTGGGGTGAGTGCCACAGAGCTGATGCCGTGGGAGGTCCGGGGCTGGTGTGACCATTCAGAGTTGTCCCCACCTGCAGCGAGGGGGCGGGCCTTCGGACTCCCAGTCAGCAAGTCATCGAACACAGGCTGCACCTGGGAAGGGGTGAGACCTTGGGTGAGTGGGCTCCCTTGAGACAAGGGCAGTTCCACCCAACGTGCGCAGCACCTGGGAGACCAAGTGCCGTGGTCCTGAGGGGGGAATCCAGACATCCATCCCAGTCAGCCCGTGTGATGTGgttgccacctcctccaggactgCGATTGGTCCATTTTCCCCAGGAAACTTAAAGGGGGACAGGCTGCAGTCCCCAACACGGCAGCCCATCTCAGGGCACAGCTGATGAGTGACATTCCTCTCCTTGCTCCTCTCCCCATTCCACATCCCCCTAGCCTGAGCCAGCGCCTCTGCTGTTTCACATGGCTGGCTTGGTGGAGTCTGTGTGGATTCCTTAGGGGTCTGCATCCCTGATCTGCTGGCCCTTCTCAAGCTGTGGCTGCGGTATCTGCCCGCTGACCATCCAGGTGGGCAGGGAGAACCAAGACATGCCCCAGGGAATCCCTGCAGCAAGCAATTGTTAGGGGTTCTGTCCAGGGGAGGAAGCATCTCCTTGGCCTAGGTTCCCTTCAACCAATGGCCATTTCCAGGGAGCCACAGTTATGAGCCTCCCACAGCCAACACTCTCTTCTGATTCATCCGCCAGTGAGTCATGCCTCCCTGGGGGCCACTCCCCACTGTCTTTTCACACACTGACTGCTCGGCTCCTGCTGCTTCAATAACGATGAACAATCAGCTTCCATACTCCCAACTCCTTGATCCATAATCACTCATTCTTTTGCCTTATGTGATTTTATGAAACCTGTATACCGTTTCACACGCCACTGTAGCTGGCAGTGTTCTGCGAATAATGACACAACTGTTAATGGTTAACTGCTTCCTTCTTTTCACAGCTTAGACATTCATCAGGCATGCTGAGGAAGTCCCATTTAGTAGCGAATATTTTCCTTTAGGGGACTTTCTTTCCCCCTAATAAGATCCTAtaacaaccaaaaacaaaacaggaagggAAAAGGGGAGGAAACGAAACTCAGGGAGCCTGACTACCAGACACTTTGCCTGCAAGACTTCCCATTCTGAACCCAGATTAATCAGTACAGGTAGCTCACAACACACAATAGGAAAGCACCCTGGGCCCTGCTGGCCAGGCACTGGCCACCCAGGACTGACAACTTCAAAGGCTGGTCAAGGAGCACAGCAAGTATAATCCCCACAGTTTGAAAGCTGGCATAGATGTCCAGGCCTTAAGAAGTGGTCATGAACCTTAAGAATGTAATGCCCACTTTGGCAGAGGTACAGCTGGGCCTGTATATGCAAGCATTTTGCAACCAGGAGGATAAACACAGTCTGCATCTCCCCCTCCCACTTTTCTtatctccccacccctcacccaacCACTGGAGCTGAATCCCCTCACGGGTCTCTCACAGATTGCATGACACTCCATCACCCAGACTTGTTTTcatgtctgtctcccccactgcTCTGTCAGCATCCTTGGCACCTGGGTGCCAACCGCTGGGGACCCTTGATCAGCTCCAGAGATGCTGtagatggaggagggagggggtgtggagaagggaagaaggggaggaaggcaggagggggaCTGGTTCCTTATCTTCTCCTTTCTCATTAACAGCTATGTTATAAAACAATTAGCACTTCTTGAGACCACTTCCACATCCCACCCAGAGGGAAGATGATAAAGGAAGAACAGGCAGCAGGCCCTTTGACAAAGGCGTCCTCAGCATAGTCTGCGGCTCCTTCAGAGGAGAGGGCCCTCTCCAGTTCTGGTTGCTTCCAGGAGCCTCTGCGTCTCCTGGCAGACCCGGCCAGCTTCACCCACTAGGTCAACTCtaatcaagggggaaaaaagggggcggggggggaatGAAAGCAGAAGAGGTGTTATCGAACA is a window from the Vicugna pacos chromosome 17, VicPac4, whole genome shotgun sequence genome containing:
- the CRIPTO gene encoding protein Cripto translates to MDRRKMEHFSSSVILIMTFSKAFELGLVAGLSHRELAPPSQGALAFGDDRLQSQKEPAIRHRLSQFIPSMGIQKSKELNRTCCLNGGTCMLGSFCACPPSFYGRNCEHDARKENCGSVPHDTWLPRKCSMCKCWQGQLRCLAQTFLPGCDGHVMDDQLTASGTRKFALSACTLMLPGICLAIQSYY